From the genome of Neomonachus schauinslandi chromosome 1, ASM220157v2, whole genome shotgun sequence:
TGACGCCCTTTCTAATTTTGATGGGAACTCTGGCCCTAGATGCAAGAAGCCACACTCAAGGAGAGACAAAGGGGACAGGCTGACTCAGCCTGGAAATGCAACACCCAAGTTGAACCTAGTTTATTGGTACCCATTTTCTGCCCTGGAGCCTTGCACAAATTCTCTGAGAGTAGCTGACTCCTAGGGTACGATCTTTTGGCCCTTAGGCTCTGGAAGTTTTAGCTGCATCTTGAGATGGGCTCAGAACAATGGTGTTTGATGTTCTCAAGCTCCATTGGAggatgaatgattcttttaaagaaGCAAGATTTTGCCAGCCAGAATCAAGGCTTGCCAGGTTCTCCCCTAGTCATTGACTTGGGGGAAACCCAGATCTGAGGTCCACAAgttatctgtgttttttttttttttttaagatttatttatttatttgagagagcaagaatgagagagagcacatgagagggaggagggtcagagggagaagcagaccccctgccgagcagggagcccgatacgggactcgatcccgggactccaggatcatgacctgagccaaaggcagtcgcttaaccgactgagccacccaggcgcccattatcTGTGTTTTTTGAGGCATCACTGACACGTGTGTGAATTGAAGTCTGTGAGGTAGCATAGGGTTCTATGGAAGGGCTCAGAGAGGCCTGGATTTGAGGTCCATCTGTACCCCTTATGAGCTGTGCAGCTTTGGGTAACTTCCGCAAGTTCTCTGTGCATTGGTTTCTTTGTGCATAAAATGGGGACCTCAGTAGTGCTCACTTCTAGAGTTATTGTAGTGTTTAGATCATATCTGTAGGTAAGCACTTAGCTCAGTACCCGGTCTAGAGTAAGCATTCACTTGTTGGCTGCCATTATTACGGTTGGTACTGTTGCTATTATTCTTAACTATTATCACCCTGGACTCCTTCCCAACGTCTAACCACCTCCCTTCCTCTGATGTTTTTCTGCAGAAATATGTTTCCGCCCAACCTGGTGGAGGCTTGCTTCAAACAGGTCAGGGGAAGTGCACAGTGTGGTCAAGGAGgtttggagggtggggggaacTTGCTGCCAAGCGAGTGGTCCTGGGGTGAGGGATGGGAAGAAGGGCCCGCCAGAGCAATGGGCAGGGGTTTTTGGAAGAGTCTGGGAGAAAGAATGTACCTCGCATTGGTGGAATGATCAAGGGAGGATAACAGAAAACGACTTAGGCCAAGAGCTGCCTGGGATGGTGCTGAAGGAGGAACCAGGGCATCTCACCATAGATGGTTGAAGAGAGAGGCCCCCAAATATGTTTGAGCAGGGAGCTTTGAAAAATGCAGAATCTATACTCATTCTGCCATGCATTAGTTGCTCACTCCTTCATTCATGTATTCCTTCACTCGTTCTTCTACGCATTGGTCAAGTCCTCTGAATAAGACTCTCCATGGGTGGCAACCAGGAGTTGGTGTTCTAAATAAACTTCTTCAAGAGATTCTGATGAATTGATTTTGGTCCCGATCTCTCCATATTTCAGTTCAAGACGCAGTATAGCACGAGGTTGGTAACCAGGACCATAGTGAGGACAGAGAATGGATCTGAGCCGGACACCTCCATGCCTCCCCCATCCTCAATGGACAACGGAACTAGCCTCCTGGAAAATGTCACCTGGGCCTTGGGCACCCTGCAGGAGGTGCTGAGCTTCGAGGAGACTGTGCCTGTGCCTGGCTCAGCCAATGGCATCAATGCCTTGGGCCTTGTGGTCTTCTCTGTGGCCTTTGGGCTGGTCATCGGTGGTATGAAACACAAGGGCCGAGTCCTGCGGGATTTCTTCGACAGCCTCAATGAGGCTATTATGAGGATGGTGGGCATCATTATCTGGTAAGTGCTGGGCTTTGACAGGGCTGGCAGGTGACGGCACATGGGAAGGGTGGAGCCGGGACTGGGAAGTCAGGCTGTGGGGCAGCTGCTCAAGGGGCCATTGGGACCATTTGGCCAaagtcattcatttatgtattggtTAATTTGCTCATTCATACATTCACTCATAAACTCATTCACAGACTCATCCATGCATTAATGAAGCCagtgattgattgactgattgatttatTCACCCCGCCATGTATTCATTCAAGCTCATTCTTTGGCCCACTCATTTATCTCCGCATTAGTTATTCCATTCACTCCCTCAGTATTCCctgcattcattcacttaacacactcattcattcacccaccCATTCATTTGTGtctcatttgctcattttcttattCGTTTATCCACTCACTAGTTATTCCTTAGTTGATGCATGTGTGCATCCATTTTACCATTCTCTATTCCTTTACCaattccttcactcattcagcaGACATTTTTCTGGGCTAACTTTGTCTGGAACACAGGGATACAATGAATTCAATCCCTACCCCCAAGAAGCTTATGAAGTcatggaggagacagacagacactaGATAAATGCAATACAAGGTGGAAGGTTCTAGAGCAAAGGGACATTCAAAAAGAGTTGGGAACTTGGAGAAGTGAGCAGCCAAGGGAGGGATATGCAGTGAACTCTGCCTGGGAAGGTGAAGAGGGAGTTATGGAAAAGGTCACCTCGTAGTTGGGTCTTGAAAGGCAAGTGGGAACCCAATAGGACGGAAAGAGGAGAGAGGCCCttcaaggagagggaagagaacatGCAAATCCTGCAAGAGCCTGAGTTGGCTGTAGAATGGTGGGGAGTTCAGGGAGGTGGGAGCACAGGGTAAGTTGGGAGTGGTGGTGCAAGATATTAACAAGACTGTCTAGTGCCAGACTGGGGGAGACTTTGTCCATAATCCCCAATAATTAGAAAGTTGTGTAGGGGGTTAAAGGCCAAGTTTAAAGCTTGGAAAAGCAGCTGAGTGGAATGTGAGGGGGGAGCTTATCAAGGATAGGCAAAAAGACTGACAAGAGGAAGCTCGACGGAATTGGAAACCATAAATTTATAGTGGTGTCATTGGCAGAGTTTATCCAGATGTGCTGGCTGGGTGAGTGTAGAAGGAAAGAAGCCCCGTGCAATTGACCTAGGGTTGAGGAATTTTGTGGGGGATGAAGAGGAAGGATGAAGatgagggagctggggagggggttcACAGAGCAGTCGTAGAGGTAGGTCTAGACTGGGAGACAACTCAGCAACCTCCCACTGGGTCTCACCTtgagcccagctgagcccaggggAATACAGATGTGGCCAGAAAAGTGCCCCACATCCTCCTTCCCACCGCCTCAGGGTGGGTCTCATCATTTCTGACCCAAGCTATTGTACCAATTTCCCAAGAGGTCCCTACCTCCTCCAATGCCTCTACCATAAGAACAACCAAGCATAGACTTTAGTTTCTAAAGAGAGAGGAGTAAAAGCtgaagcctggtgatgggtgaaAGAAGGCACCACTGGTGGCAGGAACTTGCAAGACTAAGATGCGCTGGTTTGTGGGGAGCACAGGTGAGCCCCTGATGAACTCACTTCTGTCTCCTCTCACTCGCCGCTGCAGCCACACTGGTCTGCTCTATGCTCCTTCAGCACTTCTAGCTCATGCTTATTTCAGGGTCTTTGCACGGTGCCTGCAATGCTTTCCCCTCAGATAGATGTGTCCCTTCTCATCATGTAGGCCTCTGTGTGAATGTCAGGTCTCCAGGGAGGCCCTCCCTGTCCATGCATGCTGATGCAGCCCCACTAAGGGGCTCTGTTTTGCAGCTCTCAACACCCGAAGTTTTTAATTAGGCATTTCTATGTATACTGCGTGTTTCCCCCATTAGAATGTAGGCACCACAGGGGCAGGGACTGTGTGACTGGAgcagagtaagtgctcaagaaaGTGGTTAAATAAGTAGATGATTTGATAAGACGCGTGGTTTGGGTTGTCTGGGGGAAATTCAGGTGAAATAGCTCAGGGCCGGTGAGTGAGTGAGAATATGCACTTACAGGAAAGAGAATAGGGGCATCGAGGTTACACATTTAGAGCAAACAGAGTTGGAGGTGGTGAATAAGGGAAGTTTGAAGGCCAGTGATAGGGAATGTCTGGGCCATGTCTAGGGAAAGAGTCCCGAAGACAGGGACTATTTGGGGAGGGACTTGAATGGTGGAGTGGAGGGAAGAGAGACCTTATAAAATTGTATGCCCTGAAGTTGTAGGAACTTTTCCCTGCTGTTCTGGGTGTGAACTGTGGGTGAGCAGGAAGAGGCAGTGGGATATGTTTGTGGGGTCCATCCCTGTTTGTCAGTGTGTGGGGAAGGTTGGGGCAGAGTAGGGTGCTGTATGGTGGGCGCTGTCTGGCTCCAGGGGCTTATATGGGTAAAGTCTTGGGAATGCCAGCTCTGAGCTTTAGGGAAAGTCATGAGGGAGCTCTGACAGGTGTCTGCTTGGCCTAGGTACGCACCTGTGGGCATCCTGTTCCTGATCGCTGGGAAGATCCTAGAGATGGAGGACATGGCCGTCCTGGGGGGTCAGCTGGGCATGTACACCCTGACCGTCATTGTGGGCTTGTTCCTCCATGCTGGTGGTGTCCTGCCCCTCATCTACTTCCTCATCACCCACCGGAACCCCTTCCCCTTCATCGGGGGTATGCTGCAGGCCCTCATCACTGCCATGGGCACGTCTTCCAGGTATGGCTTCGTCCTCATCCCCGGTACTTTTTTGAGGTTCACTGTGGTTCACAAGCTCTCCTAGGagtcctgcccctcctgcccctacTGAACCTTGTCTGAGCTGTGCGGTAATGTCAGTGGCTCATGAAGGTCTGTAGGTCAGTTGACACCTGGGTGCCGATCTTTGTCCCGGGCTGGCTCTCCTGAcctgttttccacattttctttttctctgttttatatgGAGGAGAACCAGCTGCCAATTTTGAGGTTAGGACTAAGGTTCCAACATGCCCcatattctctcattttctaGCTCAGAGTCTCATTTCCCCTTGAGATGGTCTCTGGGAGCTCACttggcttttttctccttttttttttttttttgtggttttatggGGTTAATAAAGAGCTTCCCTTTTCCCCATCATCCAAATTCAAAAGTTTGAGAAGTATCACAAGAGCCAACTGGACGGAAGAAtaatattattgttattgctCATAATGCTGCCTGGAGAATGTGCCTTTTGGTCTTTGGCCAATAGGATTGGTGCCATTGTAGCCAGGAATGAAACTCACCTGATCACCACAGGGCTGGATCCCCAGATGCCTTCTCTGTGGGTCCAGGCTTCTCACTGCATGACATCAAGCTGACCAGGCAGAGCACATGTTTCGTGGACAGGCCAACTCCAAGTGAGAGGTCCACTCCTTCAACTAAACTCACCAATCAGGTTGCTCTTCCCCTGCtggggagtggtggggggagagacCAGGAGGGTTAGTGTAGCTGAGGTTGCTCCCTGAGCTACAGAAATGGGGATTAGGGGTCCATCTAATACTTCTCTCTTAACCCTGAGGGTGTGGGAGGTTAGCAGACCCCTAGTCCCTTCCTTTCTGGGAGTGGAAAGGTCATTAGTGGCATGCACAAGTGTCTAGTAATTAGCCTTAAACTATTGGCTTTAAGTGGGTCAAAGAGACCTTCAACCTGGGGGACCACCATTGCTGTGTGCTTCTTGCATCATGAGGAGCCCTTCTTCCCTGTGCACAGTTACCATCCTCTGAAATGTTATACACCCACCATCCTCCCTTGCTCTGGCTCCCACCTGGTCTCCCAGTGTTCTCATCAGAATCCCTCCTTCGGTCCATGGCTGCTCCAGccccaccctgccaccccctGTTCTCAGCCTCCAGGGCTCTCTCCCCTAGCTCTGCAACACTACCCATCACCTTCCGCTGCTTGGAGGAGGGCCTGGGTGTGGACCGACGCATCACCAGGTTCGTGCTGCCCGTGGGGGCCAccgtcaacatggatgggactgccCTGTATGAGGCCCTGGCTGCCATCTTCATCGCCCAAGTCAACAACTATGAGCTTAACCTGGGCCAGATAACGACCATCAGGTGAGATGGTCTTGGGGGGGATCTGCCAGCAGGTGAGACCTAAGAAGTCATTAGCTTGGCTAGGGGTGGAGGAAGCCTCAGCTTGAGGTCAAGGGAGGCTTTGAATGTTGGAGGGAGGATGTGGGAAGAGCCCAGCCTCCCATGCCAAATGAGGCTAAAGGTAAGACTTTGCAACCTGAAGCTATCGGGAGCTGCCAGATGTTTCAGTCCCATCTTCTCTCACATGCTATGGTGGGAGATCCCTTTGCCCCGTGTTTTCCAAAGTATGGCTGGTGCGTCCTAAGAACCTGAGGCTCTTATAAGAAGGATGGATCCCTGGGTCTCATCACCCAGAGGTTCCAATGTGGTCATTATAAATATAACAGCAAAtatcacctccttcaggtctttgctccaGTGTCACCTGCGCAGGCGAGTGttccctgaatattttatttaaaattgcatggTTTGGACTTTTACAGGCCGAACCATTTCTCTGTTGCACCATCTGCCTTAGTATATGTTTTAAGTCCTCATCTTCCTTATTCTTTGCCtcccctactagaatgtaagctctgttTGGGCAGGGTTTTCTTCTAAGGGAGTTTCTGCTAGGTGTCTAgcatgtagtagatgctcaataaatatgggttgaaagaatacatttattgaaggctgctttttattttcaggcACTTAATTTAAGATGTCCCAGGGAACCACCTCTTCCCTTCTTTTGtgccctttctcactctcttcctcatcttctccttcccacctcctgcctccctgtgtTCTTTGTCTATGTACAGTATCACAGCGACAGCAGCCAGCATTGGGGCTGCTGGGATCCCCCAGGCAGGTCTGGTCACCATGGTCATTGTGCTCACATCGGTCGGCCTGCCCACTGAAGACATCACGCTGATCATAGCTGTGGACTGGTTCCTGTGAGTGTTCTTCAGACCCTGGTGCTATCTTTCCTCAAACCCCCTGTTTTCCTTGTGAGACCCCCAGCCTGCGGGCCCTCATTCCAGCAAGGACACAGAGTTCTAGAATTTTAGAGTACAAGGTGAGCCTTGGAGAGTACTCCAAACCATGGCCTGTAGATCCCAAATTCCGTAGAGTTAACCTTGGGAAGTAGGATGGGGAGGAGATGAGCAAGGGGGGCTTTACATATGAGCCTGAACAGCTGTTGTACCTGCTTTATGGAGAAGTCACAAAAAGGCGATCTGTGGGACAGAGCTGGTGATCCATGGAACGGATCCGTGGGACAGAGCTtgcaagtttttgttgttgttggtttatgtttttaattctcaaCTTTGAAAAACAGGaggtttacatttaaaaaatctggacTTTCCTCCCCATTTGGGAGCTGTCAGGTGGACCTGAGTCCCATTTAGACAGTCTCCAGTCTGGCCTGATTTACTCACGGTGGTTATCTTCCTCATCCTGTATGCTGTTCAGCCCACAACCCCTAATTTTCTCTATCAGATGTTTacatccttaaaaagaaagaattgcatTGCTAAGATAACATGTGAGCCTATCAGAGTTGATCCAACCTGCATCTGTTAGGAGGGGAAGCTGAGGACATCAAAGGGGAGGCACCTGCTTGAGGTTATGTGCTCGTGGATAGAACCTGAGTCCCAACACTCAGGCACAAGGAACCCCCCACCCTGCTGCACCCTCTCCTCCATGAACTCTTCAAACCTCAGCTAACAgtggcttctctctccccacccttccccagtGACCGACTTCGCACAATGACCAATGTCCTGGGGGACTCTATTGGAGCAGCCGTCATTGAGCATTTGTCTCAGCGGGAGCTGGAGCTGCAGGAAGCCGAGCTcaccctccccagcctggggAAGCCCTACAAGTCACTCATGGCACAAGAGAAGGGGGCGTCCAGGGGACGGGGGGGCAACGAGAGTGCCATGTGAGGgacccccagctctgcctcccagagaggagggaatggggctggggtggggggctcctaGGGAAGACCTGCTGCCCGAATGAGTGTGCACTGAACACACATGTTCTGTCTGGCTTGTTTGGTGGAAACCGAGATAAAGGAGCAGGAACGAAAGGATGTCGAAGGCCTCCGTTTCTCTCTGAGTGCATGGGGAGAACTTGTGGAGGGCAGTGAGCAAGGCGGGGAGGAAACTGGGATGGAGGGTAAGGGCAGCTTCAGGTCCCACAAGCTGAGGGGTCAGctcatgttatttattttctcaaagagcGGTGGAATTGAAGGAGGTAAAGGAAAACCaccatttattataataaaacaatGTTCATGACCTCTGTGTTGGGGGTCCCGAAGACCTTCAGTGATTTGCTAGAAGGACTCGTGGAACTCGGAAAACCCGCAATGCTCACATTTATGACTTACTGCAgtgaaaggatacagattaaaatctgCAAGGACAAAAGTTGCCTGGAGCAGGGTCCAGAAGACACCAGATGTGGGCTTCCAATTGTCCCCTCTTTGTGGAATCCCATGGACGCCCTTAATTCTCTCAGCAATGATGTGTGACAACACGTATGAATGCTGCCAGCCAAGGAAGCTCACCTGAGCCTTGGTGTCCAGGATTTTTATTGAGGGTCTGTCTTGTAGGCATGAAGTGCTTCACTATTCATTCTTCAGCCCCCACAGAAGTCAAATGAATATAGTATTGCCCAGGGCCCCAGGTGAACAAAAACAGTCATTCACCACAAATTACATTGTCAGCCTAGACGACATGGCATGGCTCAGGACCCCAGGTTACAAAGACACTTTTATCAGGGAGGATATTCCAAGGACTCGGATTATTTCCCAGGAGCCAGTCAAGGGCAAGTCCTTTCTCTGGAATATTCAGGCTTTGAGTACCCCTAGCCTTCCAAGTTAACCCTTTACTTTGTACACCCATGGCTGGGAATAGAGGAAGCAGCTTGCCATGGGGATGAGTAGCTGCATCTTGTAGTCCCAACTCTTGACCCCTGAAACCAGTTGGCTCAGATACCCTCATGCTGGCCCCAGGAAGCTCTGTGTCTCCTTACTACACAGGCAAGCCTAATGAACTAGGTGGGACATTAAATGAGACCTTAATAAAACCTTGGGGGAAAACACAAGTAAATAGTAACATGATTCCAGATGTCATGGGTATAACTCAACTCTATAACCCTTTCGTCCAGGAAACACAAcattagctttttcttttctttttttttttattaaaaaaaattttttaaaaattttattatgttaatcaccatacattacatcattagtttttgatgtagtgttccatgattcattgtttgtgtataacacccagtgctccattcaatatgtgccctccttaatacccgtcaccaggctaaaccatccccccaccccccctcctctctagaagcctcagtttgtttcttggagtccatagtctctcatggttcattgccccctccgatttcccccccttcatttttcctttcctactatcttcttcttcttccttttttttaacttattatgtattatttgtttcagaggtacaggtctgtgattcatcagtcttaaataaTTCACAATAGCTCACCATAAACATTAGCTTTTTCTAAATCAAATTAACTTCACTTGAGCACCTACCTCTCAAGGGGGAAGGGACCTTCAAGTACAGGTATGTTTGGGGATGCCTCCTCCCCCATCATTTAGGATCCTAAGAGAACCCTTGGGCATACGCAATTGAGAGAACTTGGAAGAAGGGATCCAAGAATTCTTTAACTTATTTGCAGTCACCGTGGAAACATTTGTGTCAGAAATTGGAAAAATCCATGCAAAGGCAAGAAGCTTATAAAACATCCTACTCCACATTTGACTCTGGGGAGCTTTGCCTGGGATCCCAGTCTCAAACCAGAATTTTTGCCTCTAGCCCATAATCAATGGTCTGTGTCTGCAGAAAGCTCCTTGTGGGAGCAgggtatattagtttgctagggctgccatgacaaagtgcc
Proteins encoded in this window:
- the SLC1A6 gene encoding excitatory amino acid transporter 4, producing MSSHGNSLFLRESGQRLGRVGWLQRLQESLQQRALRTRLRLQTMTREHVLRFLRRNAFILLTVSAVVIGVSLAFALRPYQLTYRQIKYFSFPGELLMRMLQMLVLPLIVSSLVTGMASLDNKATGRMGMRAAVYYMVTTVIAVFIGILMVTIIHPGKGSKEGLHREGRIETIPTADAFMDLVRNMFPPNLVEACFKQFKTQYSTRLVTRTIVRTENGSEPDTSMPPPSSMDNGTSLLENVTWALGTLQEVLSFEETVPVPGSANGINALGLVVFSVAFGLVIGGMKHKGRVLRDFFDSLNEAIMRMVGIIIWYAPVGILFLIAGKILEMEDMAVLGGQLGMYTLTVIVGLFLHAGGVLPLIYFLITHRNPFPFIGGMLQALITAMGTSSSSATLPITFRCLEEGLGVDRRITRFVLPVGATVNMDGTALYEALAAIFIAQVNNYELNLGQITTISITATAASIGAAGIPQAGLVTMVIVLTSVGLPTEDITLIIAVDWFLDRLRTMTNVLGDSIGAAVIEHLSQRELELQEAELTLPSLGKPYKSLMAQEKGASRGRGGNESAM